GGGCCACCACTTCCTTCTGGAGCATGAAGTGCATGTCCCGTACCTGTTCCGCAAAGGTGGCCAGGTGAAACAGCAGGGGGGTAGAGATGTTGTAGGGCAGATTGCCCACCACCTTGAGTTCGGGCCCCAGGGCGCCGAAGTCGAAGGCTAGGGCATCCCCTTCGTGGATGGTAAGCCGGTCCTTCGGATAGCGCTGTTTCAGCCGGGCGATCAGATCCCTGTCGATTTCCACCACATGGAGATGGTCCAGCCGGGCCAGCAGGGGCTCGGTGAGCGCCCCCAGCCCGGGCCCGATTTCCACCACCCGTTCCCCCGGATGGGGATCCACGGCCCGGACAATGTCCCCGATGACCTGGGCGTCCTGAAGGAAATTCTGACCGAAACGTTTACGGGCGACGTGGGCTTTCATGGCGGGCCGGGTAAAAGGAAAGGAGCGCTATTTTGAGCGTTTTTGCCCAAAGCCGCACCCGGAATGACGCCGCCCCGGTTGGCGTCCCCCGGTTTGCAGGCGGGAGAAGCCCGCTCCGCCGCCCCTTTTCTTCACTTCCGCCCGGCGCCTGGCCCCGGGGGCGGCCCTATACCTTGAAGCGGGACACCGATTCCCGCAGTTCCTGGGCCTGGGCTTCCAGGGCCTGGACATTCAGGTTGGCCTGGGCCACCGAATTCACCGACTCTTCGATCATGCCGGAGATTTGCTCCACATTGCGGGCCACGGCGGCGCTGGCTTGGCTTTGTTCCGTGGTGGCGGAGGCCACGTCGCTGATATTGGCCAGGGCCACATCCGAGGCCTGGCTGATTTGCTGCAGGGCGGCCCCGGCCTTTTCCACCATCTCCACCCCGGACGCCACCAGGGGCCCCACCGCCTCCATGCTGGCCACCACCCCGGCCGTATCCCGGTGAATGGCCTCGATCATTCCAGTGATTTCGTCCGTGGCCCGCCCGGTGCGTTCCGACAGCTTGCGCACCTCGTCGGCCACCACCGCAAACCCCCGCCCGTGTTCACCGGCCCGAGCCGCTTCAATGGCCGCATTCAAGGCCAGGAGATTGGTCTGGTCGGCAATTTCCTTGATCACCATGGCAATGCCACCGATTTCCCGGGACCGGTCTTCCAGGCCGCCGATCTGACCGGAGGCCTCCGTCACCTGGGTGGCCACCCGGCGGATTTGCTCCCCGGCCTGCTGCACCTGGGTCTCCCCGGCCCGGGCCAGGCCGGTGGCCCGGCTGGCGTTGCTTTCCGTGTCTTTGGCGCTCTGGGAAATGTGATCCACGCTCACCGCCATTTGCTCAATGGCCGCCGCCGAGGAGGCAATGGCGTCGGAAGACTGCTGGGAGGCCTGGTTGATCTGGGCCATCTGGTCGCTGAGCCCGGTGGCCGCCTGGCCCACCTGGGCCGTGCTGGACTGGATGCGCATGATGATGTTCCGCAGGGCGTCCTGCATCTGGGCGATGGAGGCCAGCAGGCTGTGGGAGTGCTTGACCTGTCCCAGTTGCAGGGTCAAATCCCCCTCCGCAATGGCCCGGGCCACCCCCATGGCGTATTCCGGCTCCCCGCCCAGGCCCCGGAAGAGACTGCGGGCCATGAGCACCGTACCCCCCATCACCCCGAGGAAAACCACCAGGCCGATGAGGCCAAAGCGCAGAGCATAGGTCCGGTAGGCGGCGTCAATGTCATCCACGAACATGCCGTAACCCACCAGCCAGTCCCAATCCGGAATCCGCTCCAGCCCGTTGATCTTGGGAATGAAGTCGTCCTGACCCGGACGCTTGGCGTAAATATCCACCACCGCCTCGGTCCGGTTTTCCAGGGCGGACAGGTAGGCCTGCATCACGGTACGGCCGTCCGGCAGCTTGCCTCCTGAATCGATCTTGCCCTGTTTGCGGACATCGGGATGGACCAGCACATAGCCGTCCGTGCGCCGGGCGAAAACATAATCCCCTTCCACTCGCAGGCTGCCCAGGGCCTGGATGGCCCGCCGCTGGGCTTCTTCCCGGGTCAGGGTGCCGGCCTTTTCCTGGGCCACGAAGGATTCCACCAGCTTGCCGCCGTAACGCACCACGGACAGGATCTGGCTTTGCCGATCTGCCAGCATGGAATCGTGAAGGGTGTGCAGGGCCAGGGTAACCAGCACCAGAATACCCAGGGCGGTACCGCCCACAATCAGACTCAGACGGGTAGCGAGCTTCATCATTCCTCCGGGAAAGGGAAACAGGGGACGCCCCCATCGATGCAGCCTCATTATTTTGGCATAAGCCTCCGGCCCCCGCTCCCTATTCTGGAAGAAAAATCAGCCAGTTATCCAGCGCCGATGTCCACCCCGGTTTTTTTAACCGGGCGGAGAGGGAAAGCGCTATCCTTGCCCCCCTGTTTTTCCCTCCGCCTTGCCCTGCCATGTCCCCCTTACCCTCAGAGCTGCCCGTTCCCGCCGAACCCATGGTTTTCGTCGACCTGGAAACCACCGGGGCCAATCCGGTACGGGACCGGATTACGGAAATCGGCATCGTCTCCGTATCGGCGGCGGGGGTGGAGGAATGGAGCAGTCTAGTCAATCCGGGCCAGCCCATTCCCCCCTTCATCCAGGAACTGACCCATATCGACGACGCCATGGTGGCCCAAGCCCCGGCTTTTGCCGATCTGGCTCCGGAGGTGCTGGAGCGGCTCAAAGGGCGCCTCTTCGTGGCCCATAACGCCCGCTTTGACTACGGTTTCCTCAAAAACGAATTCCAACGCCTGGGCATCCGCTTCCAGGCCACGGTGCTCTGCACCGTCAAGCTGTCCCGCAAGCTCACCCCGGAACATTTCCGCCACAGCCTGGACGCCCTCATCGAGCGCTGGGGTCTTTATGATCCGAGCCGCCACCGGGCCCTCTCCGACGCCCGGCTGATCTGGCAGTTCTGGCAGAAACTCCACGGTCCCTTCAGCCCGGAAGCGGTCCAGGAAGCGGTGGATCAGCTCACCCAACGCCCCGTGCTGCCCCCCCAGCTGGATGGGGAAAGCCTGGACAATCTGCCCGAACTGCCCGGGGCCTATGTGTTTTATGGCGACCCGGCGGAAGGGGCCGGGGAAGTGCCCCTCTATGTGGGCCGGGGCACCAATCTGCGGCAACGGGTGTTTTTCCACTTTGCCCCCGGGGGCAAGGGAGATCCGGAACTGAATCGCCGGGTGCGCCGGGTGGCATGGCAGGAAAGCGCCGGGGAACTGGGGGCCCAGCTGCTGGAGAGTCGCCTCAAACGGGAATTACGCCCCCAACTCAACACCCTGCCCAAACGGGCGCCGGAACTCTGCGCCTGGCGCCTGGTAGAGCGGGAGCGGGGGGACTGGCGCCCCGAGCTGGTAATGGCCGCCGATCTGGATTTTGCCGGGCGGGACGACCTTTTCGGCCTCTTTAACACCCCCAAGGAAGCCCGCAACAGCCTGAAAAAAATCGCCGACGCCCACCAGCTTTGCCATGTGCTCCTGGGCCTGGAAAAGCCCCGGCCCGGCAAGGGCTGCTTCGCCTTCCAGCAACAGGGCTGCTACGGCGCCTGCGTCGGCAAGGAGCCCCTGGGGCACCACAGCGCCAGGCTCATGGCCGCCCTGGCCAAGCTCAAGGTGCGGGACTGGCCCTATGGGGGCCCCATCGCCCTCAAGGAAAAGGACGACTTCAATTCCACGGAGGACTGGCATGTGGTGGATCGCTGGTGCTACCTGGGCACGGCCCGCAATGAGGCGGGGGTGTGGGAATTGCTGGAGGCTCCCCGTCCGGCCTTCGACCAGGACAGCTATCGCCTACTGAGTAAAGCCCTGGCCCAGGACAAGGTGGAAGTCCAGCCCCTGACCCGGGCTAAAGCCTAGGCCCTCTTCGGGCGGGGGAAACCCCTCCGCAAGGAGGGAAACGGCGCCCCGGGGCGCCTCCCTCCCAAACGTCTAAGCTAGGAAAGTACCTGATCTCGACCGGCCTGCTTGGCCCGGTAAAGGGCCTGGTCGGCCCGCTGCAACAGGGCATCCCCATCTCGGTCTTCCGGACTCAGGCTGGCCACCCCCAGGCTCACGGTGCACCGCAGCCGTTCCAGACCGGGCAGGCGCAGACGGCGCACCTCGTCCAGCAGGCGCTGGCCGATCTGGTGGGCCGTGGCGGCATCGGTCTCGGGCAGCATCAACGCAAATTCTTCTCCCCCCAGGCGGGCCAGCAAATCCCCCATACGCAACCCCCGGCGCATGGCCGCCACCAGGGCGATCAGAACCCGGTCCCCCACCCCGTGACCGTATTCGTCATTGACCGCTTTGAAATGGTCCGCATCCACCATGAGGATGCTCAGACGGTGGTCGTAGGTCCGGGCCTTGATAATTTCCTGGCTGAGAATCTGTTCCCAGGCCCGCCGATTGGGCACCCCGGTAAGGGCGTCCGTGTAGGCCAGCTGGGCCAGTTGGGCTTCCATGCGTTTGCGGGCGGTAATTTCCCGCCACACCAGCACCCGGCCAAAGGGCCGCCCTGCCCCGTCTTCCAGGGGGGAACCCCGCACCTCCCAATGGCCCCCTTCGGGGAGCAGGATTTCCGTAGTGCTGGCCGGGCCCATGGGCACCACGGGCCGGGAGGCGGGAATACGGGCAGCCAGGGGCAGCCCCACCAGGGCATCCGGCTCCGCCGCGCACAGATGCCCGGCCGCCGGATTGGCGGAGACGATGCGCCCTTCCTGGTCGAGGACGAAAATGGGGTCTTCCAGGCTGCGGAAAATTTCGTGGCGGGCCACGGGCAGGAGATCCAGCAGATGTTCCCGCAGGCAGGCCCAGGCCAGCAGGGCGGCACCGATATTGAACACCGTGGGGGTGGGGTCCATGTTGCGCACCGGACTCAGCCCCACCACAAAGAGGGCGCTGGCCCCCATGGGCAGCAGGACGGACATCAGGGCCAGGGACATTTGATGCCGCTGGGAGCCTTGCAGGGAGCGCATCTCCAGGGCCATGAGTACGATCCCCAGGGCCATGATGCTATAGCTGTAGGCGATGAAGAAAATGTAGAGGGGCCCGTGTACATTGGCCAGGGTGGGAAAGGGGGTGGAGTAATCCACCCACAACCGCTCCCAGATCAGATGGTGGTATTCGTTGGTCCAGGCCCCCACCAGGGTGACCAGGGGCACCAGGGCCATGGCGGCCACCACCGGGGGCCGGAGCCAGTAGCCCCGTCCCGAATAGATGATGGCGAACAGGGTGATGGCTAAAGGAGCGGCGCAAATCCCCAGGTATTCGGACTTCCACAGCAGCAGAATGACGGCGGGGCTGAAACCACCGAAGGACAGGCCTTCCATCAGGGCCCACCAGCCCGCCCCCAGGGCTACCCCTACCAGGGCCGGGGCGCCCCGCTGCTGGCGCCGGTGCCAGGCCAGGGCAGCCACCACCACCATGGCGCAGGCGGCGGCCACGTTGGGGAGCATGTAAAGGAGGCGGGAATCGGGCATGGGAGGTGGGGGCGGAGAGCAATGGGCCGAGCCTGGCGAATCCCCCGGAGAAGGGCATCCCGCAAGCCATCGGGCTTTTTGTCAGGATTATTCCAAATCCTTAGGGGATAGGACAGGGAAAATTGCCTGGGCGGGGGAAATTCTCCTCCCCCCCGCCCAGGAAGGGACTATTTATAACATCAAAGAATAAGCGGAAAACTAATAATTATTTTTTTATATAACGTCATTTTCCTAGAATCCCCCTGTCACCTAAAAATTCATGGAGATTTTCAATGAAAGACGCCCGTCATCTGCTCTCCGGCCTGGCCGCCACCCTGGCCCTGAGCCTCGCCGCCCCGGCCTGGGCCGGCACCACCCTGCTCAATGTCTCCTACGACCCGACCCGGGAACTGTATCAGGATTACGACAAGGTCTTTGCCAAATACTGGAAGGCCAAAACCGGGGAAAGCGTCACCATCAAGGCCTCCCACGGGGGCTCGGGGAAACAGTCCCTGGCGGTCCAGGACGGTCTGGAAGCGGACGTGGTAACCCTGGGCCTGGGGGGAGACATCGATCCCCTGGCGGACAAGGGCCTGGTGGCGCCGGACTGGCAGAAGCGCCTGCCCCACAATGCCACGCCTTACACCTCCACCATCGTTTTTCTGGTGCGCAAAGGCAATCCCAAGCACATCCGGGACTGGAATGATCTGGTGAAACCCGGGGTGGGCATTATCACCCCCAATCCCAAGACCTCCGGCGGCGCCCGCTGGAATTACCTGGCCGCCTGGGGTTATGCCCTGAAGCAGCCGGGGGGCAACGCCGCCAAGGCCCAGGACTTCGTTACCAAGCTCTATAAAAACGTGCTGGTGCTGGATTCCGGCGCCCGGGGCGCCACCACCACCTTTGTGGAGCGGGGCCAGGGGGATGTGCTGATCGCCTGGGAAAACGAAGCCTACCTGGCCGTCAAGGAACTGGGGCCGGATAAATTCGACATCGTGACCCCGTCCCTCTCCATCCTGGCCGAGCCTCCCGTAGCCGTGGTGGACAAGTACGCGGATAAGCACGGCACCCGGAAGCTGGCCCAGGCCTATCTGGAATATCTCTACTCCCCGGAAGGTCAAGCCCTGGCGGCCAAGCATTACTACCGCCCCCGGGACCCGAAAATTGCCGCCCAGACGGCCAAGCAGTTCGCCAAGGTCAATCTCTTTACCATTGACGCCGTGTTCGGCGGCTGGCGTAAGGTCACCAAGGAACACTTCGCCGACGGAGCCATCTACGACCAGATCCAAGCCCATCTGCACCACTAAGCCGGATTTGTTCCATGAAAAAGGGCGCCTTTTGGCGCCCTTTTTCTATTTTTCCCCAGGGGAACAGCGGGGTTGGGGTTGGGGTTGGGGTTGGGGTTGGGGTTGGGGTTGGGGTTGGGGTTGGGGTTGGGGTTGGGGTTGGGGTTGGGGTTGGGGTTGGGGTTGGGGTTGGGGTTGGGGTTGGGGTTGGGGTTGGGGTTATTTTTTGCAACTTCGCCTCCTGACCGGCCCCCAGGGCCTGATCAGGAGACGGGGCATTCAGCGCAGCTGGGCGGTGGAGCCGCCCTTCCCTTCCCGATCCACGTCCGGGCTTTCGGCCTGAACCGAGGCGGAAACCGGCTCCCGCAGACTGCGGGCGGAGGCGGAAACATTGACACCGTTACCGACCGCGGTGCCGACACAGAAGACGCTGGCGGTCACCAGCAACATGGTGCGAGCGTTGGCGAGCATGGTGCGATCCATCATTTCCTGTCTCCCGAAGAGAGGTTCCGTCACATCCTGGAACCGGGCTGGTAAATCATTCATGGGGCCATTCTAAAAAAGCCGGAGCGCCCCGTCTGTCGGCCCTCTGTCCCACGGGGTAACGTTTTTTGATGGCCTGTGACAGGACGTGACAAAAACGTAAGGGAATAAAAAAAAAACCCGCACCGGGGGGAGTGGTGCGGGTTGAGAGAAGGCCCATCCAGGGGGGAGGGGGATGGGACTTGGGGGAGTCAATGCACTTTCAACGCCAGTGCAGTGTAGAAAATTCCCCTGGCGCCGTCTGTCGTTGCTCTGTCCCGGCGGGTAACGCTCCATGATGGGCTGTGACACTTCGTAACCGGGTGCCAAGCAACGCAAAGCAAGGCAAAAAAAACCCGCACCGGGAGGAGGTGCGGGCGGAGAGAAGGCCCATCCAGGGGGGAGGGGGATGGGACTTTGGGGGAGTCAATGTACGCTTTCAACGCTTTGCATTCTAAGGACCCGGCCCCGTGGCGTCTGTGGCGATTGGTGGGGGGTTCTGTAACCCGGGGTAAGCTTTCTTGACGGTTTGTAATCACAGCGTCACACCGGGAGGAAAGCCGCGAAAAGCGGAATGCCTTGCCGCCGAGGGCCCTGGGCGGCAAGGCTCCTTCTCCCAGGAGGCCGTCGCCCTCGCCCCGTTTTCCCAACGGCCCGAACCAAGGACAGCCGCCAACCTTGGCCCCGGAGGCCGCAATGTAACGGGACAGGAAAGGTAAGCAGAGAAGGGGCTTAGCGGGAGCTGGGAGACGCCCCTCGGCGGCCTTTTAGCGGCGGTGGCCGAGGCAGCGGCAGCGCCAGAGAAACAGCACCAGGCCGAAGACAGCAGCGGAGAGCACCGCTTTGAGGATATGGGGGCGACCGTCCATGATCAGGTCGAAGCCCAGAACGCCCACCAGGACGCCGAAGGTTTCCGCCACCGGCAGACAACGGCGCCAGCGCAGGCAGCGTTGGCGCCAGGGCCGCAGCATATTGCGCTCAACCATGACGCGGGGCAGGAGGAAGGGGAAGCATGGCGTGGATTTTAAGCATGGACCCGGGGGCCGTCTTGGCGGCTTGCGTGAGCATTTGTGACCGACTGTAACGGTCCCCGCCCCGGCCCGGGGCCGTCCTCACCTCCCCCCCTCAAGCCCGGGGCCAGATCAGGGTGAAGCGGGCGCCCCCCAGGGGGGATGTTTCCGCCAGGGCGCGCCCGCCATGGGCTTCCATGACCTGCCGGACAATGGCTAGGCCCAGGCCGTAACCGCCGCTAGCCCGGTCCCGGGAGCGGTCCAAGCGGGTAAAGGCATCGAAGATGCGCTCCCGGTCCTCTTCCGCCACACCGATGCCGTCATCGTCCACATGGATCAGGGCCTGGTCCCCCTTCAGCTCGGCGCTGACCTGCACCCGGCTCTTGGCATATTTAAAGGCGTTGCGCATCAGGTTACGCACCGCGTAGGGCAGGGATTTCTTGTCCAGGGCCACGGCAGGTGCGCCAGCCAGGGCCCCCAGATCCAGGGTAACGGCCAGGGTCGGCGCCAGCACCCGCAGTTCTTCCACCTGGCCCTCCAGCCAATGGGCCAGATCCGTTGGCACCGGGTTCAAAGCCGCCCCTTCCCGGACAAAGCGGGCATGGGTCAGGCTGGAATCGATCAGGTTGTCCAGTTCTTCCAGATCCCCCTCCATGCCCCGCCAGAGCCGTTCCCGTTCGGACCGTTCGTCGGTGCCGGAGAGCATTTCCAGGGCGAAGCGGAGACGGGCAATGGGGGTGCGCAATTCGTGGGAAATGGCACTGGACAGTTCCCGCTGGCTGGCGATCAGGGTCTGGATGCGGTCTGCCATGCGGTTCAGGGTTTCGGACAAGAGGCCGAACATGGTGCTGCGGGCCGGGGGGGCGCGCACGTCCAGGCAGCCGTCCCCCAGGGAGCGGGCGGTCTGGCGCAGGGATTCCAAATCCCGCCAGATGGGCCGAATCCACATCCACACCAACACGGCGCAGATGAGGCCGATACCGCTCCAGGTCAGGAGGCGGATGCGCAATTCCAGGGGAATGGTGCGCTGATACTCCGGATTCATGTCCGGACTTAAGGGGCCCACCTTGAGCACCAGGCCGGTGCCCTGGATGGGGTGGTACATCACGTCCGACTGGCTGTCGATGCCGATGTCCCCCACGGTCAGCTTGGCCTGCTGCTTGGCAGACAGCTTCACCTCCTCCGGCGTCACCAGGGCCAGGGGATAGGCGAATTTATTGTCCAGTACCAGGATTTCCTTGTGCCACTGGCTCCTGGGATGGCGCTTCAGTTCCTGCTCCACCAGCACAATGGTGCCCCGCATGAAACGGCGGGAATAATCGTCGGTGATGCCTTGCAGGGCAGTGGAAATGGCAAAGTCGGCGATCATCGCCACGCCGACGAAGGAGCCCATGGCCAGCAGGTAAAAATTGAAGAATAGCCGGGACAGGCTGTAGCGGCCCCGGGCCTGGCGGTCGCTCCCCTTTTCCTCTTCCGGCGGCGTCAGGGGAATGCCCATGGCGTTCTCCTCCGGCCCTTGGCGGTCCTGGTGAAAATGGGCCGCTTCCGGCGCAACGGGCCCGGAAGCCTGGGGCTCAGTTCCAGTCATGGC
This sequence is a window from Azospira inquinata. Protein-coding genes within it:
- a CDS encoding 3'-5' exonuclease family protein, with protein sequence MVFVDLETTGANPVRDRITEIGIVSVSAAGVEEWSSLVNPGQPIPPFIQELTHIDDAMVAQAPAFADLAPEVLERLKGRLFVAHNARFDYGFLKNEFQRLGIRFQATVLCTVKLSRKLTPEHFRHSLDALIERWGLYDPSRHRALSDARLIWQFWQKLHGPFSPEAVQEAVDQLTQRPVLPPQLDGESLDNLPELPGAYVFYGDPAEGAGEVPLYVGRGTNLRQRVFFHFAPGGKGDPELNRRVRRVAWQESAGELGAQLLESRLKRELRPQLNTLPKRAPELCAWRLVERERGDWRPELVMAADLDFAGRDDLFGLFNTPKEARNSLKKIADAHQLCHVLLGLEKPRPGKGCFAFQQQGCYGACVGKEPLGHHSARLMAALAKLKVRDWPYGGPIALKEKDDFNSTEDWHVVDRWCYLGTARNEAGVWELLEAPRPAFDQDSYRLLSKALAQDKVEVQPLTRAKA
- a CDS encoding ATP-binding protein — its product is MGIPLTPPEEEKGSDRQARGRYSLSRLFFNFYLLAMGSFVGVAMIADFAISTALQGITDDYSRRFMRGTIVLVEQELKRHPRSQWHKEILVLDNKFAYPLALVTPEEVKLSAKQQAKLTVGDIGIDSQSDVMYHPIQGTGLVLKVGPLSPDMNPEYQRTIPLELRIRLLTWSGIGLICAVLVWMWIRPIWRDLESLRQTARSLGDGCLDVRAPPARSTMFGLLSETLNRMADRIQTLIASQRELSSAISHELRTPIARLRFALEMLSGTDERSERERLWRGMEGDLEELDNLIDSSLTHARFVREGAALNPVPTDLAHWLEGQVEELRVLAPTLAVTLDLGALAGAPAVALDKKSLPYAVRNLMRNAFKYAKSRVQVSAELKGDQALIHVDDDGIGVAEEDRERIFDAFTRLDRSRDRASGGYGLGLAIVRQVMEAHGGRALAETSPLGGARFTLIWPRA
- a CDS encoding histidine kinase N-terminal 7TM domain-containing diguanylate cyclase — translated: MPDSRLLYMLPNVAAACAMVVVAALAWHRRQQRGAPALVGVALGAGWWALMEGLSFGGFSPAVILLLWKSEYLGICAAPLAITLFAIIYSGRGYWLRPPVVAAMALVPLVTLVGAWTNEYHHLIWERLWVDYSTPFPTLANVHGPLYIFFIAYSYSIMALGIVLMALEMRSLQGSQRHQMSLALMSVLLPMGASALFVVGLSPVRNMDPTPTVFNIGAALLAWACLREHLLDLLPVARHEIFRSLEDPIFVLDQEGRIVSANPAAGHLCAAEPDALVGLPLAARIPASRPVVPMGPASTTEILLPEGGHWEVRGSPLEDGAGRPFGRVLVWREITARKRMEAQLAQLAYTDALTGVPNRRAWEQILSQEIIKARTYDHRLSILMVDADHFKAVNDEYGHGVGDRVLIALVAAMRRGLRMGDLLARLGGEEFALMLPETDAATAHQIGQRLLDEVRRLRLPGLERLRCTVSLGVASLSPEDRDGDALLQRADQALYRAKQAGRDQVLS
- the rsmA gene encoding 16S rRNA (adenine(1518)-N(6)/adenine(1519)-N(6))-dimethyltransferase RsmA, which gives rise to MKAHVARKRFGQNFLQDAQVIGDIVRAVDPHPGERVVEIGPGLGALTEPLLARLDHLHVVEIDRDLIARLKQRYPKDRLTIHEGDALAFDFGALGPELKVVGNLPYNISTPLLFHLATFAEQVRDMHFMLQKEVVARMVAAPGDSDYSRLSVMLQYRFYLDWLLDVPPESFTPAPKVHSAVVRLIPRPLAELQARDPALLGQVVSAAFSQRRKMLRNTLKELGGEALLESLGIAPTARAEDVPVADYVRLANHLADHPVAPAADGAA
- a CDS encoding sulfate ABC transporter substrate-binding protein; its protein translation is MKDARHLLSGLAATLALSLAAPAWAGTTLLNVSYDPTRELYQDYDKVFAKYWKAKTGESVTIKASHGGSGKQSLAVQDGLEADVVTLGLGGDIDPLADKGLVAPDWQKRLPHNATPYTSTIVFLVRKGNPKHIRDWNDLVKPGVGIITPNPKTSGGARWNYLAAWGYALKQPGGNAAKAQDFVTKLYKNVLVLDSGARGATTTFVERGQGDVLIAWENEAYLAVKELGPDKFDIVTPSLSILAEPPVAVVDKYADKHGTRKLAQAYLEYLYSPEGQALAAKHYYRPRDPKIAAQTAKQFAKVNLFTIDAVFGGWRKVTKEHFADGAIYDQIQAHLHH
- a CDS encoding methyl-accepting chemotaxis protein; this translates as MMKLATRLSLIVGGTALGILVLVTLALHTLHDSMLADRQSQILSVVRYGGKLVESFVAQEKAGTLTREEAQRRAIQALGSLRVEGDYVFARRTDGYVLVHPDVRKQGKIDSGGKLPDGRTVMQAYLSALENRTEAVVDIYAKRPGQDDFIPKINGLERIPDWDWLVGYGMFVDDIDAAYRTYALRFGLIGLVVFLGVMGGTVLMARSLFRGLGGEPEYAMGVARAIAEGDLTLQLGQVKHSHSLLASIAQMQDALRNIIMRIQSSTAQVGQAATGLSDQMAQINQASQQSSDAIASSAAAIEQMAVSVDHISQSAKDTESNASRATGLARAGETQVQQAGEQIRRVATQVTEASGQIGGLEDRSREIGGIAMVIKEIADQTNLLALNAAIEAARAGEHGRGFAVVADEVRKLSERTGRATDEITGMIEAIHRDTAGVVASMEAVGPLVASGVEMVEKAGAALQQISQASDVALANISDVASATTEQSQASAAVARNVEQISGMIEESVNSVAQANLNVQALEAQAQELRESVSRFKV